CGCACCGTCCCGTTGAAGTTCCCCGAGTAGACGAAGTGCTTGCTGTGCGTGAGCACCTCGCGCGGCGTGCCGTCGCTCGTCTTCACGTTGTTGGCGGAGACGTCGTAGAGCTGGCGCAGGGTGATGTTCTTCGCGCCGGTGAGCTTCGTTTTGATGCCCGCGTCCATGTCCGTGTAGAGCACGCGCACCCGGCAGCCCAGCTTGCCAATGCGCACCAGCTCCGTGGCCACGATGACGCGACTGTCGTTGAAGTGGTTCTGGTTCACGTCCAGCGTGCAGCCCGACACGTACGTCTTGATGTAGTCCGTGAAGTTGTTCGTCACGGTGTCGCTGGACAGCTCGTTGTCGTTGCCCGTGCGCGGGAAGAAGTAGGCGGTCCACGGCGCGTTGGGGGAGCTGTAGTAACCCTGGCCCGTGGTGGGGTTGTAGTAGTCCGTCGTCTTCGAGCCGCCGCGCAGGTCGTTGTGGTAGCCGACCCAGTAGTCGTACCAGTCCCAGTCCTCGTAGCTGACGACCATGTCGTTCCAGTAGTTGTTCTGGGAGTAGGTGTTGTTCCAGGAGCCCTGCACCACGACGCGCTGGATGCGGTTGCCCTGCGGATCCGTGGTGGTGGAGAAGGTGAAGATCTTGTCGTGCATGATGGTGCCCTCGCGGTCGAAGCCCGCGATGCACGCACTGCCCGCGCCCGTGCCGTTGCACCGCGTGAGCTCCAGCCTCAAGCCGTCCGGGCACGTCGCCGCCGGGGGCACGTAGCTGCTCAGGTCATGGATGACGCCGCCCGCGGAGAACTCCGAAGCGGCGCCGCCGTTCTGCTCGTCCACCACCAGCCGCACGATGACGCCCCGGCACAGCGCCGCCTTGATGTCCGCGTTCAGGTGGTCCGTCGTCCACAGGAACATGGCGATGCGGATGTATGAGCCCTTGGGGCTGTTCTGGATGAGCCGGGCAACCTCGTCCTTGATGCGGTAGTCCCGCGTGCCCGTGTTGTCCGGCTGGTTGAAGACGGCGTAGAGCCCGGGCACGTTCGTCGCGCCCTGGGCCTGCTCCGCCAGGTTCGGATCCGTCTGCGCCTCGGGCTGACACCCGGTGAGCGCGACCACTA
The sequence above is a segment of the Corallococcus exiguus genome. Coding sequences within it:
- a CDS encoding phospholipase D-like domain-containing protein is translated as MRRLLAVAGLVVVALTGCQPEAQTDPNLAEQAQGATNVPGLYAVFNQPDNTGTRDYRIKDEVARLIQNSPKGSYIRIAMFLWTTDHLNADIKAALCRGVIVRLVVDEQNGGAASEFSAGGVIHDLSSYVPPAATCPDGLRLELTRCNGTGAGSACIAGFDREGTIMHDKIFTFSTTTDPQGNRIQRVVVQGSWNNTYSQNNYWNDMVVSYEDWDWYDYWVGYHNDLRGGSKTTDYYNPTTGQGYYSSPNAPWTAYFFPRTGNDNELSSDTVTNNFTDYIKTYVSGCTLDVNQNHFNDSRVIVATELVRIGKLGCRVRVLYTDMDAGIKTKLTGAKNITLRQLYDVSANNVKTSDGTPREVLTHSKHFVYSGNFNGTVRKMVLTGSHNLSKNSLRYNDENLVKFYSDALWQAYHDNFEKGWAQSLNDG